In Aricia agestis chromosome 14, ilAriAges1.1, whole genome shotgun sequence, one genomic interval encodes:
- the LOC121733959 gene encoding UDP-N-acetylglucosamine--peptide N-acetylglucosaminyltransferase 110 kDa subunit has product MITKMQPQTNVAVPQSVTTQPQQIVGVPANAVILKMTDIQQISTVGLLELAHREYQAGDYDSAELHCMQLWRQDGTNTGVLLLLSSIHFQCRRLDKSAHFSTLAIKQNPLLAEAYSNLGNVYKERGQLQEALENYRHAVRLKPDFIDGYINLAAALVAAGDMEQAVQAYVTALQYNPELYCVRSDLGNLLKALGRLDEAKACYLKAIETRPDFAVAWSNLGCVFNAQSEIWLAIHHFEKAVALDPNFLDAYINLGNVLKEARIFDRAVAAYLRALNLSPNNAVVHGNLACVYYEQGLIDLAIDTYRRAIELQPNFPDAYCNLANALKEKGQVADAEECYNTALRLCPSHADSLNNLANIKREQGYIEEATRLYLKALEVFPEFAAAHSNLASVLQQQGKLNEALMHYKEAIRIQPTFADAYSNMGNTLKEMQDVAGALQCYTRAIQINPAFADAHSNLASIHKDSGNIPEAIQSYRTALKLKPDFPDAYCNLAHCLQIVCDWTDYEARMKKLVSIVAEQLEKNRLPSVHPHHSMLYPLTHEFRKAIAARHANLCLEKVQVLHKPAYKFPRDINGRLRIGYVSSDFGNHPTSHLMQSVPGLHDHSKVEIFCYALSPDDGTTFRSKIAREAEHFIDLSQIPCNGKAADKIYSDGIHILVNMNGYTKGARNEIFALRPAPVQVMWLGYPGTSGASYMDYLITDAVTSPLELASQYSEKLAYMPHTYFVGDHKQMFPHLQERLILSDKIKSHNNLGSLADNVAVINATDLSPLVENTDIKEIKEIVRAARPVEISLKVAELPTTTPIETMIASGQVQTSVNGVILQNGLATTQTNNKAATGEEVPQSIVITTRQQYGLPDDAVVYCNFNQLYKIDPLTLHMWVHILKHVPNSVLWLLRFPAVGEPNLQSTAQQLGLPPGRIIFSNVAAKEEHVRRGQLADVCLDTPLCNGHTTSMDILWTGTPVVTLPGETLASRVAASQLNTLGCPELIARTRQEYQDIAVRLGTDREYLKAIRAKVWAARTESPLFDCKAYATGLEMLYNRMWSRHARNERPDHVQAIDQ; this is encoded by the exons ATGATAACAAAAATGCAGCCACAAACAAACGTAGCCGTGCCGCAGTCTGTCACGACGCAGCCTCAACAAATCGTCGGTGTCCCCGCAAATGCTGTGATCTTGAAAATGACCGATATACAACAAATTTCCACAGTGG GGCTTCTGGAGCTGGCGCATAGGGAATACCAAGCCGGGGACTACGATAGCGCAGAACTGCATTGTATGCAATTATGGCGACAGGACGGGACAAACACTGGAGTTCTTCTACTATTGTCGTCCATACACTTTCAGTGCAGACGATTGGACAAATCAGCGCACTTTTCCACCTTGGCCATCAAACAGAACCCATTATTAGCGGAAGCTTACAG CAATCTGGGTAATGTGTACAAGGAGAGAGGACAGCTGCAAGAGGCTCTGGAGAACTACCGTCATGCGGTGAGGCTGAAGCCCGACTTCATTGATGGTTACATCAACTTGGCGGCTGCTCTCGTAGCCGCTGGGGACATGGAGCAAGCCGTACAGGCTTACGTCACAGCTTTGCAGTACAACCCT GAGCTGTACTGTGTCAGGAGCGACTTGGGCAATTTGCTCAAAGCTCTGGGACGGCTCGACGAGGCCAAG GCTTGTTATTTGAAGGCTATCGAAACGAGGCCTGACTTTGCAGTGGCATGGAGTAATTTAGGATGCGTGTTCAACGCGCAAAGTGAAATCTGGCTGGCGATCCATCACTTTGAGAAGGCCGTGGCTTTGGATCCGAATTTCTTGGACGCTTACATCAATTTGGGGAATGTACTCAAGGAGGCTAGGATTTTTGATAG AGCGGTGGCGGCGTACTTACGTGCACTGAATCTCTCGCCCAACAACGCGGTAGTACACGGCAATTTAGCATGCGTGTACTACGAACAAGGCCTGATCGACCTGGCCATAGATACGTACAGGCGGGCCATAGAACTGCAACCAAATTTCCCAGATGCGTATTGTAACCTCGCCAATGCGTTAAAAGAGAAGGGCCAAGTAGCAGACGCAGAGGAATGCTATAACACGGCTTTGAGGCTCTGCCCCTCCCATGCCGATTCTCTCAACAATCTCGCTAACATCAAACGCGAGCAAGGCTACATTGAGGAAGCAACGCGACTCTATCTGAAGGCACTAGAAGTGTTCCCAGAGTTCGCAGCGGCGCATAGCAATCTGGCGTCAGTTTTACAACAGCAGGGAAAACTCAATGAAGCCCTCATGCATTATAAGGAGGCTATCCGCATCCAGCCCACTTTTGCTGATGCGTACAGCAACATGGGAAATACATTGAAGGAAATGCAAGATGTAGCTGGCGCATTGCAGTGCTATACACGAGCAATCCAAATAAACCCAGCATTCGCTGATGCTCACAGCAATCTGGCTAGTATTCACAAGGACTCAGGGAACATTCCAGAAGCTATACAGTCGTATAGGACAGCTTTGAAGCTGAAACCTGACTTCCCAGACGCGTACTGTAACTTAGCGCATTGTCTGCAAATTGTTTGCGACTGGACTGATTATGAGGCGAGAATGAAGAAGCTAGTAAGCATAGTAGCTGAACAGTTAGAGAAGAATAGGCTCCCATCGGTCCATCCTCATCATTCGATGTTGTATCCTCTGACGCATGAGTTCAGAAAGGCTATAGCCGCGCGTCACGCCAATCTCTGCTTGGAGAAGGTCCAAGTACTCCACAAACCTGCTTACAAGTTCCCACGTGATATCAACGGCCGCCTGCGTATCGGTTACGTCAGTAGCGACTTCGGTAACCATCCCACCTCCCATCTGATGCAGTCCGTCCCTGGACTACACGATCACAGCAAAGTCGAGATCTTCTGCTACGCTCTAAGCCCAGACGATGGCACGACCTTCAGATCTAAAATCGCGAGAGAGGCCGAACATTTCATCGATCTCTCCCAAATTCCGTGCAACGGCAAAGCGGCCGATAAGATCTATTCTGACGGAATTCACATTCTGGTCAACATGAATGGGTACACCAAGGGAGCGAGGAACGAAATCTTCGCGCTGCGACCCGCTCCTGTCCAAGTTATGTGGTTGGGCTACCCAGGAACTAGCGGAGCGAGCTACATGGACTATTTGATCACTGATGCTGTGACATCACCCCTGGAACTGGCCAGCCAGTATAGCGAGAAACTCGCGTATATGCCTCACACGTACTTCGTTGGTGATCACAAGCAAATGTTCCCGCATCTACAAGAGAGACTGATTCTTAGTGACAAGATCAAATCCCACAACAACTTGGGCAGCCTAGCGGATAATGTGGCGGTCATAAATGCCACCGATTTGTCACCCCTGGTCGAGAACACAGACATTAAGGAAATAAAGGAGATTGTCAGGGCTGCGAGACCAGTGGAAATTTCCCTCAAGGTCGCAGAGCTACCGACGACTACGCCTATTGAAACTATGATTGCTTCTGGACAAGTTCAG ACTTCGGTGAATGGAGTGATACTACAGAACGGATTGGCGACGACACAAACTAACAACAAGGCTGCTACTGGCGAAGAG GTACCACAATCCATCGTGATCACAACCCGCCAGCAATACGGGCTGCCGGACGACGCGGTGGTGTACTGCAACTTCAACCAGCTGTACAAGATCGACCCGCTGACTCTGCACATGTGGGTGCACATACTGAAGCACGTGCCCAACTCCGTGCTGTGGCTGCTCCGGTTCCCAGCTGTGGGTGAACCCAACTTGCAGTCGACGGCTCAGCAGCTGG GTCTCCCACCCGGCCGCATAATATTCTCCAATGTGGCGGCCAAAGAGGAGCACGTGAGACGAGGGCAGCTGGCTGACGTGTGCCTCGACACACCGCTGTGCAACGGTCACACAACCAGCATGGATATACTATGGACCGGCACGCCCGTCGTCACGCTGCCCGGCGAGACGCTCGCGTCACG